In Deinobacterium chartae, the genomic stretch CCGCTGAACTACTCGATCCGCACGTGCTCGAGCCCTTCGGGCGCGGGCGGGTAGCGCAGGTCGAGACCCTCGAGGGTCTCGACCAGAATGCGGGTGATCAGGTGGTTGCGGAACCACTTGCGGTCGGCAGGGATGACGTACCAGGGCGCGTATTCTTCGGAGGTGCGCGACAGGACCTGCTCGTAGGTCTCGGTGTAACGCTCCCACAGCGCGCGTTCCTCGAGGTCCTTGGGATCGAACTTCCAGTGCTTGTCCGGGCGGTCGAGGCGTTCTTGCAGGCGTTTGCGCTGCTCTTCTTTGGAGATGTGCAGGTAGAACTTGAGCTGTACCGTCTGCGCGTCGGCCAGCAGCGCTTCGAAGGCGCGGATGTGCTCGAGGCGGCGGTCCAGGACCTCTTCGGGCAGCAGGCGGTGAACGCGCGGGACCAGCACGTCCTCGTAGTGCGAACGGTTAAAGATCGCAACGTGTCCGGCGGCCGGGGCGAGGGCATGGACGCGCCACAGAAAGTCGTGGGCGCGCTCGACCGCGCTGGGAACCTTGAAAGGGGTCACGGACGTGCCGAGCGGGTTGAAGCCGCCCATCACGTGCTTGACGGTGCCGTCCTTGCCGCCGGCGTCGCGGGCTTGCAGCACGATCAACAGGCTGCGTTTTC encodes the following:
- a CDS encoding polyphosphate kinase 2 family protein, which encodes MQTDAYRVRPGHRVRLDDWDTRDDGGQNRQDAETKTGQLQARMQNLQERLYAEGKRSLLIVLQARDAGGKDGTVKHVMGGFNPLGTSVTPFKVPSAVERAHDFLWRVHALAPAAGHVAIFNRSHYEDVLVPRVHRLLPEEVLDRRLEHIRAFEALLADAQTVQLKFYLHISKEEQRKRLQERLDRPDKHWKFDPKDLEERALWERYTETYEQVLSRTSEEYAPWYVIPADRKWFRNHLITRILVETLEGLDLRYPPAPEGLEHVRIE